Part of the Nothobranchius furzeri strain GRZ-AD chromosome 2, NfurGRZ-RIMD1, whole genome shotgun sequence genome, TGGCCAGACGAGGTAGTAGCGGTCAGACACTGGCCATTTTCGTTGAAGTGCAGCGCTGCCAGAAAAAGCCTGAAAGACAAAATGGATATTCTCTAATTTATTaagacatttttctttttatacagcattctgaataaaaagaaaattaattaattaacttgTCATGCTGCCATCTAGTGATGTGAGTGGGGATGTGTTTTAGATTTGAAATGATAATGACACTCTCTTTCCTGGTAGTGTTTTGTCTTTGTACAGCATTTTATCATACTTTTGATTACCTGCACAGCATTCCCAGGAAAGGGTAGTGTGAGTGTTTTGGTGCAAACTGCAAAATCACACTGTGGAAGGCTTCTATGGCTGATGTCTGCAAGTGAGGGCTTAGCTTTTCTACATCCTTCAGAATCCTCTTTGTGGTCCACAGGTTCTCCAGTCTGCAGAATGCTGGTGTTGCTATAAAAGAAAAGTAATAATAAACTGACAGCCTAATTAGATTAATTATTCATAATACAATCCCCACCTGGTTTTAACCATTTGCTTTTATCTCTCGACGTGCGTTGTGGATGTAAACACCGAGGGAAAACTGGATCATCATGCGAGTGAATGTTCTGCACATGGTTTAAGATGGAGGTCCACTTAGCCACTCTTTCCTGTGGAGTTGAAGATGAAGCAGCAGTCCAGTAAATGTGATTCTTCAGGCTGCGAAGCCACCTGCTCAGTTCAGCGCAGTCTTTGTTTTGTGCAATCTTTGTCATCTTTTTGGATAACCCTTATCAAAAAGAAAGTAGTAAAGAACACAAGACACcaaataatttcattattatAAATCCAGGGTCATTAAAAAGTCCTTATATAACCAAGTCAACCTAAATACAGTCAAAAATACCTTTTTGGATATGCCACACATCGTAGTAGTGGGTGATCTTGGCCACTTGTCTCAGGTACTTCTGGACTTGAGGATGGCGGTCAGTAACAACACAGTCCAAAGATATATTGTGTTCATTTAAGACACCTAGACTGCGTTTCAGACCCTCAAGCTCCATGTAGTAACTTCCACCAACTTCATTGCTCTGCTTGAGCAAAATAAACATTATTAATTAATTGCAATATGAATTAAAAATTATTTTGTGGATCTCTAGCAGATAATAACTTCTTGAAACATTTCTCATCACTGCACAAACCTGAACGAGTTGCAAATCCACTATCCTCTGGCTCCTCAGATCCATCATGGTATAACTGCCATACTTCGCAGAGTGACCTTTTAGAAGCACAATGTGAATTTAACTAATTAGATAAAATTTATAGTTACAGCAAAATCAAATAAAGGATAATTATTTACCTGGAGAGTCAGCCCTCATGTCACCACCAAGTATGGCAGGTTGTTGATTTAGCTCCtccatcatgccatcctgtgctgACTTCCACGCATGTACAATAGCTGGCTCAATATACAGTCTTGCATGCCGTCGGAATGTGAAGTGGTGGAACATTTGAAGTTTCATTGCCTGGAAAATCTAAGGAAACACAAAACATTATGTCTAAATATATACCATATTTTGGAAGTTTATATTGTGATGAAAGTTAGTTATTCATTACTTTTTCCAATTTGAAGAATGATCCACCGTTTGAATAAACAGCAACAGAAAGTTGAAGATTCCCCACTGGAGTACCTCCATGTAATGGCTGACTATTCCATTTTCTAAGATAATCACAGTGGAGACATCGCTGCTCGACAGTCAGAAAAGTGCCAATTCTTCTGGTCTGCAC contains:
- the LOC107395160 gene encoding uncharacterized protein; this encodes MPKPRLDNLKCSVYGCTHPHECLHRPPASEEVRIAWLNFFFHGNVPSSVRKVLFVCSKHFKYECFTNLLQYREGLAQRLRLIEGSVPTEYGDDGHTSKELPTPRTQKPSFTSSGCQTKPQMRAVGTQLSLKTLGPHFRSIGTQTSMDFSEVVAGTSTTGSLHTTHFVTSTPVKRQHLSAIPEEHITPIKRPCLDETTDADDTLEGSSSMNIPSPQDKTYDPLASISALTDITEHTKDTSVPAYSVNTYIVYEKCLLELFEKCPVCQRATRVQTRRIGTFLTVEQRCLHCDYLRKWNSQPLHGGTPVGNLQLSVAVYSNGGSFFKLEKIFQAMKLQMFHHFTFRRHARLYIEPAIVHAWKSAQDGMMEELNQQPAILGGDMRADSPGHSAKYGSYTMMDLRSQRIVDLQLVQSNEVGGSYYMELEGLKRSLGVLNEHNISLDCVVTDRHPQVQKYLRQVAKITHYYDVWHIQKGLSKKMTKIAQNKDCAELSRWLRSLKNHIYWTAASSSTPQERVAKWTSILNHVQNIHSHDDPVFPRCLHPQRTSRDKSKWLKPATPAFCRLENLWTTKRILKDVEKLSPHLQTSAIEAFHSVILQFAPKHSHYPFLGMLCRLFLAALHFNENGQCLTATTSSGQHMFRLCFPKFKKGEATARPIKTAPTFKYVDDIMQLVFEQVFPDPTPFVDEVAKINIPPTLSSEYTRPEKTTVVSAYVSRFNPAPV